From Juglans regia cultivar Chandler chromosome 6, Walnut 2.0, whole genome shotgun sequence, the proteins below share one genomic window:
- the LOC109019067 gene encoding cyclin-D-binding Myb-like transcription factor 1: MAEQAEQNQVDPFDEMKKEKRKRKRLKKGKEAFEEARGNKMKKKAKTQKKREEVKEVEEDDEEQRGDGGGEELKEEEEKKVNNNRGGSGIMSTEPFESLGLSGSTFKAIKDMGFQHMTQEHDEIGERNRHAVSTEDDNKNAKQKKKKKKKKKKTEENCGKDAAITKKDVRTTYENSTPGGTSKRVSFSDCVEVFTPSDGPIDVDQDDNLIRGKRFSREEDEMVKKAVLNYIEVKGLGDEGLNIVLHCKSHPDHKNCWKDIGAALPWRPYKSIYYRAHILFERSEERKWSNEEYELIRSFHEKNGSDWRTLADVLGKHRIHVKDTWRRIRLPNMKKGRWSQEEYQKLFDLVNMDLRLKVFEEKKSKHGMLRDNIAWEAISDSLSTRSNVLCCQKWYTQLTSPMVAEGVWGDADDYRLVDALYALDCCCIEDVDWDNLLEHRSGDVCQKRWYQMLKHIGEHANKSFPEQVEVLSKRYCTDVLEARETYDSKPAVS, translated from the exons ATGGCCGAACAAGCAGAGCAAAACCAAGTGGATCCCTTTGACgaaatgaagaaggagaagcGCAAGAGAAAGAGGCTTAAGAAAGGGAAAGAGGCATTTGAAGAAGCTAGGGGGaataagatgaagaagaaggctAAGACTCAAAAGAAGAGGGAGGAGGTGAAAGAAGTAGAGGAGGATGACGAGGAACAGAGAGGGGATGGTGGTGGTGAGGAActgaaggaagaggaggagaagaaggtgaacaATAATCGTGGAGGGTCTGGGATTATGAGCACTGAACCCTTTGAATCTTTAGGATTGTCTGGATCCACTTTCAAGGCTATTAAGGATATGGGATTTCAGCATATGACTCAG GAACATGATGAGATTGGGGAGAGGAACCGACATGCTGTTAGCACAGAAGATGACAACAAGAATGCCAagcagaaaaagaagaagaagaaaaagaagaagaaaacagaagaaaattgTGGCAAGGATGCAGCAATAACCAAGAAAGATGTTAGGACCACTTATGAGAATTCTACACCTGGAGGAACGTCCAAGAGAGTAAGTTTCTCAGATTGTGTGGAGGTTTTTACTCCATCTGATGGTCCAATTGATGTTGATCAGGATGACAACTTAATACGTGGTAAAAGGTTTTcaagagaagaagatgagatggTTAAAAAGGCTGTTCTCAACTATATTGAAGTAAAGGGCTTAGGTGATGAAGGCCTAAACATAGTTCTCCACTGCAAGTCTCATCCCGATCATAAAAATTGTTGGAAGGATATAGGAGCAGCCTTACCTTGGAGGCCTTACAAGAGCATATATTATCGAGcccatattttgtttgaaaggaGCGAAGAGCGGAAATGGAGCAATGAAGAGTATGAACTTATTAGAAGTTTCCATGAAAAAAATGGATCAGATTGGAGAACGTTGGCCGATGTTCTTGGCAAACATAGGATTCATGTGAAGGATACATGGCGAAGAATAAGATTGCCTAATATGAAGAAAGGTCGCTGGTCCCAGGAGGAGTATCAAAAATTATTTGACTTAGTTAACATGGATCTGCGCTTGAAGgtttttgaagaaaagaaatccaAGCACGGTATGCTGCGAGATAATATCGCCTGGGAAGCCATTAGCGACAGTCTATCCACCAGAAGCAATGTCCTGTGCTGCCAAAAATGGTATACCCAATTAACATCACCTATGGTAGCTGAAGGTGTATGGGGGGATGCTGACGACTACCGCCTAGTGGATGCACTTTATGCCTTGGATTGTTGCTGCATTGAAGATGTGGATTGGGATAATCTGCTCGAGCATAGGTCTGGGGATGTATGTCAAAAGCGTTGGTATCAGATGCTCAAACACATCGGTGAGCATGCCAACAAGTCATTTCCTGAACAAGTCGAAGTCCTCTCAAAACGGTATTGCACAGACGTACTTGAAGCAAGAGAGACATATGATAGCAAGCCTGCAGTTTCGTGA